The Rhodobacter sp. 24-YEA-8 DNA segment CAATGCCCGGATTGAAGGCACCATGACCGAGGGGCAGCGCGTGCTGCTGGTCGAAGACCTGACCACCGATGGCGGCTCGAAACTCAGTTTTGTCGATGCGATCCGCGAGACAGGCGCCACCTGCAACCATACGACCGTGATCTTCTATTACGGCATTTTCAAAGAGACCGAGGCGCGGCTGGCCGAACATGGCGTCAGCCTGTCCTGGCTCTGCACCTGGTGGGATATGCTGGCCGAGGCGAAAGCTCAGGGCTCCTTCGACCAGGAAACGCTGGAGGGTGTCGAAGACTTCCTCAATGACCCGCGTGGCTGGCAGGCGGCCCGCGCGAAGTAGAGCGGGAAACCGCCGGGCTGGCCCGGGACGCGGATAATATTTCAGTATTCCGCCCCCCGGCCCCGCCGAGGCCCACATACGAATCGCGAAACCTGTCTTTCCTCCAGACAGGATACGCAAGATATGGTATGCTCAGGCTCAGATACCCCAGGCCACTCTGCCAGAGCAGGCTTATCCTGTCACTTTTCCACAGACCTGTGCAGCGGTTGCTCTGACGCGCCCTGACAGGCTAAAGCTGATCCCTTAATGGGGCGCAGGTGATCATGAACGAAGTCGCGAAAATCCGCAGCGATCTGCCGGCGCCGGCCGTGACAGAGGCGCTGCCGCAGAATATCGAAGCCGAGCAGCAGCTGCTCGGTGCGATCCTCGTCAATAATGACATTTATGACCGCATCGCCAGTGTGGTGAAGACCGAGCATTTCTACGACCCGGTGCATCGCCGCATCTTTGACATCGCCGCCTCGCGGATCCAGAGGAATGCCCTGGCCTCGCCGGTAACGCTGAAGGCGTTTCTCGAAGAGGATGAGGGGCTGAAAGAGCTCGGCGGTGCCGCCTATCTGGTGCGCCTGGCGGGTGCCGCGATCTCGGCCTTTGCGGCCCGCGACTATGCGCAGATGATCTATGATCTGGCAGTGCGGCGTGAGCTGATCCAGCTCGGCAAGGACATCGCCGACCGCGCCGGCAAGATCGATATCGACTCCGAGCCGCGCGCCCAGATCACCGAGGCCGAACAGCGGCTTTACAAGCTGGGCGAACAGGGGGTAGCCGAGCGCGGCTTCCAGAGCTTCCTCAAGGCCGCAACCGATGCGGTCAATGTGGCGAATGCCGCCTATCAGCGTGGTGGCGGTCTGGCAGGGATTTCGACCGGGCTGGTCGATCTCGACAAGAAGATGGGCGGGCTGCATGAGAGCGACCTGATCATCCTCGCCGGGCGCCCCTCGATGGGAAAAACCTCGCTTGCGACCAATATCGCCTTCAACGTGGCCAAGGCCTATAAGCGCGGCCGCAAGCCCGACGGGCATGAGGGCGCGGTCGAGGGCGGTGTGGTCGGCTTCTTCTCGCTCGAGATGTCGGCCGAGCAGCTGGCAGCGCGGATCCTCTCCGAGGCCTCCGAGGTTCCGTCGGAACAGATCCGGCGCGGCGATATGACCGAGCCCGAGTTCCGCCGCTTCGTCGACGCCGCGAAATCGCTGGAGAGCTGCCCGCTTTATATCGACGACACGCCGGCGCTGCCGATCAGCCAGGTCGCAGCGCGGGCGCGGCGGCTGAAGCGGACGCATGGGCTGGATGTGCTGATGATCGACTACCTGCAGCTTCTGAAGGGCTCGTCGAAAAGCTCAGAGGCGAACCGGGTCCAGGAGGTCTCCGAAATCACGCAAGGCCTGAAGGCCATCGCCAAAGAACTGAACGTGCCGGTGATCGCGCTGTCACAGCTGTCGCGCCAGGTGGAGAGCCGGGAAGACAAGCGGCCGCAGCTCTCGGATCTGCGGGAATCCGGCTCGATCGAGCAGGACGCGGATGTGGTGATGTTCGTCTATCGCGAGGAATATTACAAAGAACGCGAAAAACCCGGCGATCATGAGCTGGAGAAAATGGCGGCCTGGCAGCAGATCATGGAACAATGCCATGGCAAGGCAGAAGTCATCCTCGGCAAGCAGCGCCACGGGCCGATCGGTTCGGTGGAACTCTCCTTCGAGGGCCGTTTCACCCGCTTTGGCAACCTCGCCCGGCCCTGGGATGGCGGCGCCGGCCCGGATGGGGGCTTTTGATGGCTGAGGGCGCAGAGGGGGCTCTGCCCCCTCACCCCCGGGATATTTAAGGACAGATGAAAGACAATGCCGATTTCATCTGTCCTTAAGTATCCCCGCCGGAGGCTCCCTGCCTGACCAGAGGCGCCGCGATTTCCCCCTTGACCCCAGATTTCCAGATGCCAGGAAGTTATCCTCATGGCCACATCGTCCCTCACCATTGATCTCGACGCCATCGCCGCCAACTGGCGCGCGCTGGACCGTCTTTCCGCGCCCGAAGTGCAGACCGCTGCCGTGGTCAAAGCCGATGCTTACGGTCTGGGCGCTGGCAAGGTGGCGCGGGCACTGGCCTGGGCCGGGGCACGGCGGTTCTTTGTCGCGGCCGCCGAAGAAGGCGCGGCGGTGCGTCAGGCGCTTGGACCCGGACCGCAGATCAATATTCTCTCGGGTCATATGGCCGGCGACACCGAGATGCTCAATGATCTTGAGCTGACGCCGATGCTCAACAGCCTCGAGCAGATCACCCGCCATCTGGAGGCGTTGCCGGGCCATCCGTTCGGGGTGCAGCTCGACAGCGGGATGAACCGGCTCGGTGTTGAGCCGGTGGAATGGCAGGCGGTGGCGCCGATCATCATCGAGGCCGGCCCGGTCATGCTGATGAGCCATCTCGCCTGCGCCGACGAGCCGGACCATCCCATGAACCAGGCGCAGCTGGAGGCCTTCCATGAGATGACCGATGGCACCGGCCTGCCGCGCAGCTTTGCTGCCACGGGGGGCATCCTGCTGGGGCCGAAATATCATTTTGACCTGACCCGCGCCGGGATCGGGCTTTATGGCGGGCGGCCGTTTGAGATGGCCGAACGCGTTGTCACCCTGTCTTTGCCGGTGATCCAGACCCGCGATGTGATGCCCGGCGAAGTGGTCGGCTATGCCGCCTCATGGGAGCCGGAAATGCCCTCGGTCATCGCCACGGTGGCTGCCGGCTATGCCGACGGGCTGCCGCGCAGGCTTTCGAACAATGCGGTCTTGTGGGATGGCGACACACCCTGCCCGCTGATCGGCCGGGTTTCAATGGATCTGATCACCGTCGATGTCACCCATCTGAAAGAGATCCCGAAAAGCCTCGACATTCTCGGCCAGCATCAGTCGGTAGATGATCTGGCCGATGCGGCCGGCACCATCGGCTATGAGATCCTTACCGGGCTCGGCAAGCGCTACAGCCGCCGTTATCTCGAGACGCGCGGGTGACGGGGATGCTGAACGGACGGCCGGCGGCGTTTCTGGCGGCACTCGGGCGGCCGGTGCTGGAGCTGCTTGCAGCGATCGGGCGGGTGGCGCTTTTCGCGATGGTGGCGGTGAGCCACATCTTCCGGCCGCCGTTTTACTGGCGCGAATTTGGCCAGGCGGTGATGCAGATCGGCTGGTTCTCGCTGCCGGTTGTGGGCATGACCGCGATTTTCACCGGCGGCGCGCTGGCGCTTCAGATCTATGCCGGCGGCAACCGTTTCGGGGCCGAGGCGGTGGTGCCGCAGATCGTCGCCATTGGCATGGCGCGCGAGCTTGGCCCGGTTTTAGGCGGGCTGATGGTGGCGGCACGGGTGGCCTCGTCCATCGCCGCCGAGATCGGCACGATGAAAGTCACCGAACAGATCGATGCCCTGACCACGCTTTCGACCGATCCGATGAAATATCTGACCGTGCCGCGTCTGCTGGCTGCGGTGCTGACGCTGCCGGTGCTGGTCGCGGTTGGTGATTCCATCGGGATCATGGGCGGCTGGCTTGTGGGCGTGACGCGGCTTGATTTCAACTCGGCCACCTATATCAGGAACACAGTCGATTTCCTGCAGGTCTGGGATATTGGCTCGGGCCTCGTGAAGGGTGCGGTCTTTGGCTTCATCGTGGCGCTGATGGGCTGCTGGCATGGGATGAATTCGGGGCGTGGCGCCCAGGGCGTGGGGGCTGCGACCAAATCTGCCGTGGTCTCGGCCTCGGTGCTGATCCTCGCCGCCAATTACCTGCTTACAGAGGCCTTCTTCTCGGCATGATAGAGCTCAGCGGCGTATATAAGGCCTTTGGCAGCAACCAGGTCCTGAACGGCGTCGATCTGAGCATCGCGCGCGGCGAGAGCATGGTGATCATCGGGGGCTCGGGCACCGGCAAATCGGTGATGCTGAAATCGGTACTGGGGCTGGTCAAGCCGGATCGCGGCACGATCACGCTCGACGGCCAGGATGTGGCGCGTCACGAGCGCGACGCCTTTCTGGCGCGGTTCGGGATGCTGTTCCAGGGCGCGGCTTTGTTCGATTCGATGCCGGTCTGGGAGAATGTCGCCTTCCGCCTGCTGCGCGGCAGCCTGAAACGCCCCAAACGCGAGGCGCGGGAAATCGCGATCGAGAAACTGCGCCGCGTGGGTCTTGGCCCCCAGGTCGCCGACCTCTTCCCGGCCGAGCTCTCGGGCGGCATGCAAAAGCGCGTCGGCCTCGCCCGCGCCATTGCCGCCAATCCGGAGATCATCTTCTTCGATGAGCCGACCACTGGTCTCGACCCGATCATGTCGGGGGTGATCAATGAGCTGATCCGCGAGATCGTGCGTGAGATGGGCGCGACCGCAATGACAATCACCCATGACATGACCAGCGTGCGCGCCATTGCCGACAAGGTCGCGATGCTGCATGGAGGCATCGTACGCTGGACAGGGTCTGTCACTGAAATGGACCAGACATCAGACCCTTACGTGCAACAGTTCATTCATGGTCGCGCCGAAGGCCCGATCCCTTCCCTGCGCTGAGGCTGTGATGGAAAGCGACTTTCTCAACCGGCTCCTGACGCCGTCGCCGGTGATGCAATGGCTCTTGCTGCTTTTCCCGGCGGTGGTTCTGGTGGCCGGGCTGACGGGGATACGGCGGCGCCATAACGGCGCGTTCCGCCTGACGGGTCTTGCGCTGATCACGCTGGTATGGCTGGCGCTGCCGCTGCATTTCGCCGATCCGTCGGGCCATGCTGTATCGGTGCTGGTCTCGACCCTGCTATGGGTCTCGGTGCTGGCCGCCTGGGGCGCCCATGTCTGGAACCGCTGGCCCAGCCCGGTCTGGGCACATGGCTGGGTGGTGTCACACCTGGTGACCATCGTGATCGCCTGTCTGGTGGCGCTGGTGCGCGCGCTGTCGCACTGAGCCAAGCACAACCACACCGCGCAGAACGTTGACAGGATGGAAACAGTCCCGGATTTCCACAGGATTCAGTTTCTCACTCACCCGTAAATTCTGGTTTTTCCTTGCAAATTTAAGATGTTCAGCCTTTGCCTGAAAAGGCCGTAACGGGGGTTGGGCATGTTTTCAGATGATCGCGCAGCTTTGCGCAGGGTTTTAGCTGCCGGCCAGGTCTGTGCCCATGCCGCGATTTTCGGGGCC contains these protein-coding regions:
- a CDS encoding ABC transporter ATP-binding protein, which gives rise to MIELSGVYKAFGSNQVLNGVDLSIARGESMVIIGGSGTGKSVMLKSVLGLVKPDRGTITLDGQDVARHERDAFLARFGMLFQGAALFDSMPVWENVAFRLLRGSLKRPKREAREIAIEKLRRVGLGPQVADLFPAELSGGMQKRVGLARAIAANPEIIFFDEPTTGLDPIMSGVINELIREIVREMGATAMTITHDMTSVRAIADKVAMLHGGIVRWTGSVTEMDQTSDPYVQQFIHGRAEGPIPSLR
- a CDS encoding replicative DNA helicase, whose product is MNEVAKIRSDLPAPAVTEALPQNIEAEQQLLGAILVNNDIYDRIASVVKTEHFYDPVHRRIFDIAASRIQRNALASPVTLKAFLEEDEGLKELGGAAYLVRLAGAAISAFAARDYAQMIYDLAVRRELIQLGKDIADRAGKIDIDSEPRAQITEAEQRLYKLGEQGVAERGFQSFLKAATDAVNVANAAYQRGGGLAGISTGLVDLDKKMGGLHESDLIILAGRPSMGKTSLATNIAFNVAKAYKRGRKPDGHEGAVEGGVVGFFSLEMSAEQLAARILSEASEVPSEQIRRGDMTEPEFRRFVDAAKSLESCPLYIDDTPALPISQVAARARRLKRTHGLDVLMIDYLQLLKGSSKSSEANRVQEVSEITQGLKAIAKELNVPVIALSQLSRQVESREDKRPQLSDLRESGSIEQDADVVMFVYREEYYKEREKPGDHELEKMAAWQQIMEQCHGKAEVILGKQRHGPIGSVELSFEGRFTRFGNLARPWDGGAGPDGGF
- a CDS encoding ABC transporter permease encodes the protein MLNGRPAAFLAALGRPVLELLAAIGRVALFAMVAVSHIFRPPFYWREFGQAVMQIGWFSLPVVGMTAIFTGGALALQIYAGGNRFGAEAVVPQIVAIGMARELGPVLGGLMVAARVASSIAAEIGTMKVTEQIDALTTLSTDPMKYLTVPRLLAAVLTLPVLVAVGDSIGIMGGWLVGVTRLDFNSATYIRNTVDFLQVWDIGSGLVKGAVFGFIVALMGCWHGMNSGRGAQGVGAATKSAVVSASVLILAANYLLTEAFFSA
- the alr gene encoding alanine racemase codes for the protein MATSSLTIDLDAIAANWRALDRLSAPEVQTAAVVKADAYGLGAGKVARALAWAGARRFFVAAAEEGAAVRQALGPGPQINILSGHMAGDTEMLNDLELTPMLNSLEQITRHLEALPGHPFGVQLDSGMNRLGVEPVEWQAVAPIIIEAGPVMLMSHLACADEPDHPMNQAQLEAFHEMTDGTGLPRSFAATGGILLGPKYHFDLTRAGIGLYGGRPFEMAERVVTLSLPVIQTRDVMPGEVVGYAASWEPEMPSVIATVAAGYADGLPRRLSNNAVLWDGDTPCPLIGRVSMDLITVDVTHLKEIPKSLDILGQHQSVDDLADAAGTIGYEILTGLGKRYSRRYLETRG